The region GGGGAGGGAACCACTCAAGGTTCGAGGCAAGCCAGATGCTTTCGATTACCGGCTCGAATAGTGCACCACTCTGAGGACCCACCATGGATCGCCCCACAACGAGACTTCGTAGTCTGATTGAATCCGAAAAACTTCTTATTGCGCCAGGCGTCGCAGACTGTCTGAATGCGCGCATCGCGGCGGCCGAGGGATTTGACGCGATCTACATGACAGGGAGCGGAACTGCAGCGGTTCGCCTTGGAACGCCAGACATAGGACTCTTGACGATGACCGAGATGGTGGACAACGCACAACGCATCGCAGAAGCGTCCCAGATGCCCGTAATCGCAGATGCGGATACAGGATACGGTGGTCCGCTGAACGTCCAACGCACGATCCGGGCTTACGAACGGGCCGGTGTTGCGGCTGTTCACATCGAAGATCAACAATGGCCTAAGCGATGCGGCCATTACGCTGGAAAGACGCTGGTACCTGTTGAGGAAATGGTATCGAAGATCAAGGCAGCAGTTGACGCGAGAAGCGATAGCGATTTTGCAATTATTGCTAGGACTGACGCCTATTCCGTAGAAGGCTTTGAGCAGGCAATCGAGCGCGGGAGGCATTATCAAGAGGCAGGCGCAGATATCTTGTTTATCGAGGAACTCCGTACGACAGAGCAGTTGGCGCAGGTGCCAGCGACTTTTCGCGTTCCCACTCTGTTCAACATGGCGGGGAGCGGCAAGACGCCGTTTTTAACAGGCGATGAGATTCAGAAACTGGGTTTCAAAATTGCGATCTACCCCAATTTCCTTCTGCTGGCAGGAATACGCGCGTCCCAACGCGTATTGCATGAGTTAAAGAAAGGCGCGTCCGTCGAGTGCCTGAAGGACCACCTTGCTGGCTGGGCCGAGCGCCACGAATTGCTAGGTATCTCAAGAATGCGGGAGCTCGAGGAACGCTATGGCGTCGACGACAAAAGTCGCGTCGGACTGGAGTCTTGACATGACTGGACCGATCTGCATTTTCGACAAGATTTGGAAGTCTCACACAATCGTCGAGGATGACGGCGGCCAGACGTTGCTTTATGTCGACTGGCTTATGGTAAGCGAAGGGTCCTTTCACGCATTTGACGTGATGAATTCGCAAGGCTTTCGTGTGCGGCGGCCTCGGCAAGTGATTGCCACGATAGACCATTACACAGCGAGTGCGGGGCCGCGCATGGACGATGTTGCCGACGACGAGCGTCGTAACGTGATTCGTATGCTCGAGCGCAACGTCGATGAGTCCAGCATCACGCTGTTTGGCTTGCAAAACAAATACCGCGGGATTCAGCATCTCGTCGGCCCGGAGCAAGGTTTAACCCAACCGGGCGTCGTTGTTCTATGCAGCGATTCGCATACCTCAACGCAGGGTGCGATGGGGGCGCTTGCGTTCGGGATCGGTGGCGAACTGGCTCACGTACTTGCAACGCAGACGATTTGGCAACGTAAGCCACGCACAATGCGTGTGCTAGTCGATGGTAAGCGTCCTCTCGGCGTATCGGCGAAGGACGTGATTTTGTCGATTGTCGCGAAACTGGGCCATGGCGGTGCGCTGCGGCACGCAATAGAGTATGACGGTGAAGCGATCCGCGAGATGTCAGTGGAGGAGCGGATGACGGTTTGCAACATGTCGATCGAGGCCGGGGCGCGGCTAGGCATTATTGGGCCAGACGATAAGACCTTTGCTTACGCAACAAATCGTCCATATTCACCGAAGGCCGGCGCTGCGATGGATGCAGCCCTCACTTACTGGAAGACCTTGCCAACCGACACGGGCGCAAAGTTCGACCAGGAGGTGCATGTCGACGCCGCCGCGCTCGCGCCAATGGTGACTTGGGGGAACAGTCCCGAAAACGCATCCCCGATTGATGGCGTTGTGCCGGACCCGGCGTCGGAAAGAGATCCGCAAAAGCGCGCTGCCATGGAGCGTTCATTGGAGTATATGGGGCTCAAACCCGGTACCCGCTTGCTGGATGTACGCATCGACCAAGTGTTCATCGGATCGTGCACGAACAGCCGCATCGAGGACTTACGGGCCGCTGCCGCAATTGCTCGCGGCCGGAGGGCCATCGTTCCGGCGCTCGTCGTACCCGGTTCCACGCAAGTGAAGTTGAAGGCTGAAGCGGAAGGGCTTGATCGCGTATTTCGCAGCGCGGGCTTTACCTGGGGCGAGGCGGGATGCTCGATGTGCGTGGGCATGAACGGCGACAACGTGCCAGAAGGGAAGCGGTGCGCTTCAACTTCCAACCGAAACTTCCGCGGACGCCAAGGTAAGGGTAGTCGCACGCATTTGGTCGGACCGGAAATGGCAGTGGCGGCCGCCATCACTGGCCGTCTCGCTGACGTTCGTGAGTTCGCGAAGGAGTCCTAGATGGACAGGTTTACACGGCTGACAGCCGTCGCGGTGCCAATCGACATGGACAATGTAGACAATGACCAGGTCTTTCCGGCCCGCCTAATGCGCAAATCGCGCCGGGACGGTGGATACGGGCGCTGGCTGTTTCACGATCTCAGATTCAATGAAGACGGCGGTGAGACGCCTGATTTTGTTCTGAACCGATCAGCATACCGTAAGGCTAAAATTATCGTGGCTGCGCACAATTACGCATGCGGCTCATCACGAATTGGAGCCGTATATACCCATTACGACTACGGAATTCGCGTCGTCGTTGCAACGAGCTTCGGTGATGTTTTCTTCAATAACTGTTTCAAGAATGGGATTTTGCCGGTGCGACTCCCCTCTGAAACGACTGCAGCTCTGCGCAAGCAGTTGCACCAAGAGCCCGGCGCGACGCTCACGGTCGATCTCGAACAACAGCTCGTAACAGACGTGGCGGGGATCGCCCACCCGTTTGAAGTCGATAGCTTTGGAAAGCGCTGCCTCCTTGAAGGACTTAGCGATATCGCGCTCACACTGGAGCGGGAGCGCGATATCGCCGCATTCGAAGCACGCCATCGCAGAGCATTCCATTGGTTATCGTCGGAGCAAGGTGAGCAAGCATGAATAGATTGAAGGTGATGTCAGTTCTTGTGAGTCTCGTGGCGTTGCCGCTGTGCGCGCACTCCGAGGGATATCCGGAGAGGCCGATTCGGCTCGTCGTGGCAACCGGTTCCGGTGGAACAGCCGACTTGGTCGCACGGCTGATCGGCCAGAAGTTGACTGAGACATTAGGACAGCAAGTTATCATTGACAATCGGCCCGGCGCTGGCGGCGTGATCGGTATGAACACTGTCGCGCGAGCGAACCCGGACGGTTACACGCTTTTGCTCAGCACCCCATCCTTCACTACGGCGCCCGCGTTGCCTCCCGATAGCGGGTTGCCATTTGACCCCATTGCGGATTTTTCGCCAATTACGCAAACGGCATCGCAACCGTATGTGCTCGTTGTGAACCCGACTTTAGGCGTCCGTTCAGTGAAGGAACTTATTCATGTGGCGCGCGCGCGGCCCGGTCAGATTAACTTTAGTTCTTCTGGTGTTGGGGCGGGGTCACATTTAGTGGCTGAACTATTCAAGGTGATGGCGTCGATTGATGTGGTCCACGTTCCTTATAAGGGCAGCGCCGCCGCCTTGGTTGATACGGTATCTGGTCAGGTTCAGATGATGTTCACCGGTACGCTGTCCGGCCTGCCCGTAGTGAAAAGCGGAAAGCTGCGAGCGCTAGGCGTCACAACGGTAAAGCGCTCGCGCTTACTTCCCGATGTGCCGGCAATCGCTGAGGCTGTGCCGGGCTATGACACGACCTCATGGTCAGGTGTTCTTGCGCCGGCGGGAACACCAAAAAGCATAGTGCAAAGCCTCAATAAGCAAATTGTATCTATCCTGCAAATGGAACCTGTAGTTGACCGTTTGGCCTCCAACGGCAGTGAGCCTCTTACAGGTACCCCGGAGGAGTTCTCGGATTTCATACGCTCTGACATCGCAAAATGGAAGAAGCTAGTCAAGGATGCGGGAATTAAGCGGCACTGATGCTGAAGGCCAGTGCGTGCGCCAGGGGTAATGAGGTGCGTGCAGGATCGAGGCTGGGGGCATTCGTCGAAGTGTGTGCGGCGGGAAGTCTATCAACGTGATCCCGACGTATTGCGTAGGCTTTTCAATGCGCTCGAGAGTTCCAAGCGGCGCTGGCAGGCGAATCGGAAGCAGCTAGCGGACCTCACTCCTTGGACGTTGGCTGAGATCGAGGACACTACGAGCCTCTTCGGGGAAGATTAGTCCCCTTACGGCATCGAGCAGAACCTGAAGGTGATTCAGATGCTATGCGACGAGCAGCTTGCACAGGGGCTGGTCTCCAAACGGCAAGACG is a window of Betaproteobacteria bacterium DNA encoding:
- a CDS encoding carboxyvinyl-carboxyphosphonate phosphorylmutase, encoding MDRPTTRLRSLIESEKLLIAPGVADCLNARIAAAEGFDAIYMTGSGTAAVRLGTPDIGLLTMTEMVDNAQRIAEASQMPVIADADTGYGGPLNVQRTIRAYERAGVAAVHIEDQQWPKRCGHYAGKTLVPVEEMVSKIKAAVDARSDSDFAIIARTDAYSVEGFEQAIERGRHYQEAGADILFIEELRTTEQLAQVPATFRVPTLFNMAGSGKTPFLTGDEIQKLGFKIAIYPNFLLLAGIRASQRVLHELKKGASVECLKDHLAGWAERHELLGISRMRELEERYGVDDKSRVGLES
- the leuC gene encoding 3-isopropylmalate dehydratase large subunit; this translates as MTGPICIFDKIWKSHTIVEDDGGQTLLYVDWLMVSEGSFHAFDVMNSQGFRVRRPRQVIATIDHYTASAGPRMDDVADDERRNVIRMLERNVDESSITLFGLQNKYRGIQHLVGPEQGLTQPGVVVLCSDSHTSTQGAMGALAFGIGGELAHVLATQTIWQRKPRTMRVLVDGKRPLGVSAKDVILSIVAKLGHGGALRHAIEYDGEAIREMSVEERMTVCNMSIEAGARLGIIGPDDKTFAYATNRPYSPKAGAAMDAALTYWKTLPTDTGAKFDQEVHVDAAALAPMVTWGNSPENASPIDGVVPDPASERDPQKRAAMERSLEYMGLKPGTRLLDVRIDQVFIGSCTNSRIEDLRAAAAIARGRRAIVPALVVPGSTQVKLKAEAEGLDRVFRSAGFTWGEAGCSMCVGMNGDNVPEGKRCASTSNRNFRGRQGKGSRTHLVGPEMAVAAAITGRLADVREFAKES
- the leuD gene encoding 3-isopropylmalate dehydratase small subunit; this encodes MDRFTRLTAVAVPIDMDNVDNDQVFPARLMRKSRRDGGYGRWLFHDLRFNEDGGETPDFVLNRSAYRKAKIIVAAHNYACGSSRIGAVYTHYDYGIRVVVATSFGDVFFNNCFKNGILPVRLPSETTAALRKQLHQEPGATLTVDLEQQLVTDVAGIAHPFEVDSFGKRCLLEGLSDIALTLERERDIAAFEARHRRAFHWLSSEQGEQA
- a CDS encoding tripartite tricarboxylate transporter substrate binding protein; the encoded protein is MSVLVSLVALPLCAHSEGYPERPIRLVVATGSGGTADLVARLIGQKLTETLGQQVIIDNRPGAGGVIGMNTVARANPDGYTLLLSTPSFTTAPALPPDSGLPFDPIADFSPITQTASQPYVLVVNPTLGVRSVKELIHVARARPGQINFSSSGVGAGSHLVAELFKVMASIDVVHVPYKGSAAALVDTVSGQVQMMFTGTLSGLPVVKSGKLRALGVTTVKRSRLLPDVPAIAEAVPGYDTTSWSGVLAPAGTPKSIVQSLNKQIVSILQMEPVVDRLASNGSEPLTGTPEEFSDFIRSDIAKWKKLVKDAGIKRH